The Chryseobacterium nakagawai genome has a segment encoding these proteins:
- a CDS encoding glycosyltransferase family 2 protein, giving the protein MKDLVSIITPSYNAADFIEETIQSVLNQTYENWEWLITDDLSKDNTVEIIRKYNDPRIKLQVLEKNGGAGNARNNSLERAEGRYIAFLDSDDFWYPEYLETMTDYMQEHNAELVYCNYSRCDEQLQPILKDFLADKIVNFSNLLKTCRLAPVSTMYDTKRVGKFLFPVKSKREDHVMWLNLLKVIPEGMPINKTMAKYRMRENSVSRNKKNIIKDQYLVYKDFMGFSTLKSLYYTANWAVNGFMKYSKIFN; this is encoded by the coding sequence ATGAAAGACCTGGTCTCCATTATCACTCCCAGTTACAATGCTGCTGATTTTATAGAAGAAACGATACAGTCTGTTCTTAACCAAACCTATGAAAACTGGGAATGGCTGATTACTGATGACCTTTCTAAAGATAACACGGTTGAAATAATCAGAAAATACAATGATCCAAGAATCAAACTTCAGGTTCTGGAAAAAAACGGCGGTGCAGGGAATGCAAGAAACAACAGCCTTGAGAGAGCTGAGGGCCGATATATTGCCTTTCTGGATTCTGATGACTTCTGGTATCCTGAGTATCTTGAGACCATGACGGATTACATGCAGGAGCACAATGCAGAACTTGTCTACTGTAATTATTCAAGATGTGATGAGCAGCTTCAACCCATATTAAAAGATTTTCTTGCGGATAAAATTGTCAATTTCTCCAATCTATTGAAAACTTGCAGGCTAGCTCCAGTTTCTACGATGTATGATACTAAACGAGTCGGAAAGTTTCTATTTCCTGTAAAAAGTAAGCGTGAAGATCATGTTATGTGGTTAAATCTGCTGAAAGTAATTCCGGAAGGAATGCCTATCAATAAAACAATGGCAAAATACAGAATGCGTGAGAATAGTGTTTCCAGAAATAAAAAAAATATCATTAAAGACCAGTATCTAGTATATAAGGACTTTATGGGATTCTCCACTTTAAAATCATTGTATTATACCGCAAACTGGGCAGTAAACGGATTCATGAAATATTCAAAAATATTCAACTAA
- a CDS encoding acyltransferase family protein, whose amino-acid sequence MQAITKNNFDFIRVLLAFIVFVGHLGALSASEKLLFLTHSPVEVAVFSFFIVSGFLIARSYERSSSLKSYAKKRFNRIVPAYLLVVFLCAILLSLVSTLPFSEYFSNTQVYKYLFWNSIFLNFKAPWLPGVFGNQAVNGALWTLKIEMCFYIAVPLMFLLFGKNNKYRTTSLIVLYFLSLVYLNYFEMAGKAALSRQLPGSLCYFIGGMLLYFHFDKFIQHKNTLFIVAILTVWIDLIFKIKLFSPMMISIIVLYIAYSFKFLNNFGKYGDFTYGIYIFHFPIIRVFATLGLFANYNPYLMSILCMFVVIGIGIASWHLYEKRFL is encoded by the coding sequence AGGCTATAACGAAAAACAATTTTGACTTCATCCGTGTTCTCCTCGCTTTCATTGTCTTTGTTGGACATTTGGGTGCGCTTAGCGCCTCTGAAAAGCTTTTATTTTTAACACACAGCCCTGTTGAAGTTGCCGTTTTTTCGTTTTTCATTGTGAGTGGTTTCTTAATTGCAAGAAGCTACGAAAGGTCTTCCAGCCTAAAAAGCTACGCTAAAAAGAGATTCAACAGGATTGTCCCCGCTTATTTACTTGTTGTATTCCTTTGCGCTATATTGCTAAGTCTGGTAAGTACTTTACCTTTCTCTGAATATTTCAGCAATACACAGGTGTACAAATATCTGTTCTGGAATTCAATATTCCTCAACTTTAAAGCTCCATGGCTTCCAGGTGTATTTGGAAATCAGGCCGTAAACGGGGCTTTGTGGACACTTAAGATAGAAATGTGTTTTTACATAGCCGTTCCCCTGATGTTTTTACTTTTTGGAAAAAATAATAAATACCGCACCACCAGTCTGATTGTTCTATATTTCCTATCTCTGGTTTACCTCAATTATTTTGAAATGGCTGGAAAAGCAGCGCTTTCAAGACAGCTTCCAGGTTCATTATGCTATTTTATTGGCGGAATGCTTCTGTATTTTCATTTTGATAAGTTTATTCAGCATAAAAATACCCTATTCATTGTTGCTATCCTTACGGTTTGGATTGATCTTATTTTTAAAATAAAACTATTCTCGCCTATGATGATTAGTATTATTGTTCTGTACATTGCTTATTCTTTTAAGTTCCTAAATAATTTTGGAAAATACGGGGATTTTACATACGGAATCTATATCTTCCACTTCCCTATCATCAGGGTATTTGCTACTTTAGGACTTTTTGCTAATTACAACCCATATCTCATGAGTATTCTATGTATGTTTGTAGTTATTGGAATAGGAATCGCTTCATGGCACCTTTATGAAAAAAGATTTTTATAA